One segment of Coffea arabica cultivar ET-39 chromosome 7c, Coffea Arabica ET-39 HiFi, whole genome shotgun sequence DNA contains the following:
- the LOC113697914 gene encoding pyridoxine/pyridoxamine 5'-phosphate oxidase 1, chloroplastic-like yields MAQNPDTVSYLTRKEATEIDELLMGPLGFGVDQLMELAGLSVATAIAEVYGASKYSRVLTICGPGNNGGDGLVAARHLHHFGYRSAVCYPKRTPKPLYGGLATQLESLSVPFLSEEDLPTELSGHFDIIVDAIFGFSFKGAPRSPFESLIQRLVSLKKFDKTQKASAIVVSIDIPSGWHVEEGDITGDGIKPDMLVSLTAPKLCAKKFVGQHHFLGGRFVPPIVVDKFKLQLPSYSGTSICALIEKPPQIEIQAPRENYLSTDFLEEKVEVDPFDQLQKWIHHAVAAGVKDPNLVALSTAGRGGKLSSRMVQLLSVDNNGFLWFTSYESQKGRDLSENPHASILFYWDMLKRQVRVEGSVEKLSDEESEQYFHKNPREIRIRSIASEQSIVVPGRQVLHQQYEELKDYFDRSFSFIPKPTNWGGYRLKPEFFEYWQGEESRVHLKLRYFAKKVDERITWTVDQLTA; encoded by the exons ATGGCGCAAAACCCAGATACCGTGTCATACTTGACACGGAAAGAAGCAACAGAAATCGACGAGCTACTCATGGGTCCTCTTGGTTTCGGTGTTGATCAGTTAATG GAGTTGGCTGGTTTGAGCGTGGCCACTGCTATAGCTGAG GTCTATGGAGCAAGCAAATACAGTCGTGTTCTTACAATTTGTGGTCCTGGAAATAATGGTGGTGATGGTCTTGTAGCCGCTCGCCATTTACATCACTTTGGATATAGGTCTGCTGTTTGTTATCCTAAACGTACTCCAAAACCACTTTATGGTGGTCTTGCAACTCAG CTTGAGTCATTGTCAGTTCCGTTCCTTTCTGAGGAAGATCTACCTACAGAGCTCTCAGGACACTTTGATATTATTGTGGatgcaatttttggattttCATTCAAGg GTGCTCCTAGATCACCTTTTGAGAGTCTCATCCAAAGGCTGGTTTCTCTTAAAAAGTTTGACAAGACTCAGAAGGCATCGGCTATAGTTGTCTCAATAGATATACCATCTGGTTGGCACGTTGAAGAAGGAGATATCACTGGTGATGGAATTAAACCTGACATGCTG GTCTCTTTAACTGCTCCTAAGTTGTGTGCCAAAAAGTTCGTTGGTCAGCATCACTTTCTAGGTGGGAGGTTTGTCCCACCAATTgttgtggacaaattcaagcTTCAACTACCTTCATATTCTGGCACTTCTATATGTGCCCTAATTGAAAAGCCTCCACAAATCGAGATACAGGCTCCAAGAGAAAACTATTTAAGTACTGATTTTCTGGAGGAAAAGGTGGAAGTCGACCCTTTTGATCAG TTACAGAAATGGATTCATCATGCGGTGGCAGCAGGAGTGAAAGACCCAAATCTTGTGGCTCTGTCGACTGCTGGCCGTGGTGGGAAACT tTCATCACGGATGGTACAGCTCCTCAGTGTTGACAACAATGGATTTCTGTG GTTCACCAGTTATGAAAGTCAAAAGGGTCGTGATTTGTCTGAAAATCCTCATgcatcaattttgttttattgggATATGCTGAAGAGACAG GTAAGAGTGGAAGGTTCTGTTGAGAAATTGTCTGATGAGGAATCTGAGCAGTATTTTCACAAAAATCCTCGAGAAATTAGGATCAGATCTATTGCTAGCGAGCAG AGCATTGTAGTTCCTGGACGGCAAGTCCTCCATCAACAATATGAAGAATTGAAGGATTACTTTGATAG AAGTTTCAGTTTCATTCCTAAACCCACAAACTGGGGAGGCTATAGGTTGAAACCAGAGTTTTTTGAGTATTGGCAAGGAGAGGAATCTCGCGTGCATCTAAA GTTACGGTATTTTGCAAAAAAAGTTGATGAAAGGATAACTTGGACGGTGGATCAACTGACTGCCTGA